Genomic DNA from Chaetodon auriga isolate fChaAug3 chromosome 18, fChaAug3.hap1, whole genome shotgun sequence:
TGGAGGAGGTGGTCTCCGTGGCGCTGTACGACGACGTGTCGCGCATGAAGCTCAAAGATGCTCTGCCGTCGTAAGAGCTCCACGCCGTCTCGCTGTCCTCATTTCCCTCTTTTGTAACTGCTCTTCTTCCAGTTCTCAGCTCTGATTCCTCCTTTCTTGTTCCTCCTTCCAGTTTCTCTTCTTGTGAAGAGTAAAGCTGTTTGTGCGAAGCCCTTTTGTTTTCCAGGACTTTCACATCTGCCTCTTTACTTAAAAACCTTTCAGATTCTAGTTGTTCTAGTAATTTTTCATATTGCTTTTTTGATTTGTTCCTCATTAATCCTTACATTTGTTTGAGTCATTTGCTCTTTTgcatcacatttattttctttcattttttatcattCTGCTCACTCATAATTTCTgttggaccttttttttttgttttttcccctttccaTTTTTATCCTTCGTTTGCGGCGCGGTTTGTGTGATGCCCCGTGACCCCACAGAGACCTACCCCAGGATTTGTGTCCTGTGTACAGGCCCGGCGAGTGGGAGCAACTGCCGTCAGAGAGGGATCTAAACCCCTTCAGCCGCTATGAAGCTCTCAATTCAAAGCGACCAATCATCTTGGACGACATCGAATCAACCCTCTCAGAAACTGGTAACGTCATGTCATCCACTGTCGATATGCGTTGTGAAACTGACCGTGTTGAGTCCAAGCTCCAACGTGATCCTCTTCCTAATGAATcaggtcatcatcatcatggaaacaaaaataccacaaattcactggttccagcttcttagaTGTGCATATTTGTGGGTGTTCATAGACTTCTTCGATAGTAAACTCTGGATCTGCAAATTAACTGctgaataatgaaaatgtcTTGATGTTATTTTCTCCATACCAGGTagcacagagggagagcagacGGAGAAGTCTCCGTCAGATGAAGGATTCACAGAATTGGAGCCAACTGTCAACGGGAGCACCGAAGAGGCGGAGGGGACGTCCTCCAAAACGCCCAGCATCGTCAGCAGGGACCACCAGGAAGTAGGACCAAACTGCCCAGGCCGGGGAGACTTCCAGGATAAGTCAACAGTCTGTCAAACTAAAGGGAAgctggatgatgaagaggacgagGGCGTAGCCCAGAACAGCTCCATTGAGGATGGAGAGACAATACAAACCTCTTCAGAGACTGAAAAACAGGGTGGGAAACCCACAAACCAAGAGGTAACTGAAACCAAAGATCTAAAACCGAAAGGGACCAGTGAGCTGCTAAATGGTGCGCATGATAAAACAATCGGCGCACCAGTGGACCAAAACAGGACGTTGAGTCTGAAGGACGCTTCGGAGGTTTGTGACCACTCAAGCCCGAAGAGACAGAGCCCAGACAgaccagcaggtggagctgaactcagtgaagaggagagacagaggaagagctACGAGGCAGAGGTGAAGTCCTGGCTGCTGGAGAGGATGCAGGCGCCAATAGAAGGTAAGAATCATAAACTTAATATTAAATCTTGGAGTAGATTTGTCACAGTTAATGCGACCGGATACCaactttctttctctgtttgaaTCTCTACAGACATGCTTTTGTCATCAGAGGAGAAGAGTAAAAACCCGCCTATGTTCCTGTGCTTCAAAGTGGGAAAGCCAATGAGGAAGTCCTTTGCCTCTGGGATGACCTCAAGTCCCGCCCACTCATTTGGGGGGCGGGGCAAACAGCCGGAGTACTGGTTTGCTGTGCCACAAGAAAGGTGAGACTAGCTGttacattaataaataataccATGCAGTACACTATCATAGTGgccttaatgtgtgtgtgtgggtgggtctGTGTCTTCCAGGGTGGACCATCTGTACGCGTTCTTTGTCCAGTGGTCTCCGGATGTGTACGGGAAGGAGGCTCGGGAGCAGGGCTTTGTTGTGGTGGAGAAAGACGAGCTGGACATGATAGACAACTTCTTCAGTGACCCTGCATCTTGCAGCTGGGAGGTGAgctcagtgcagctgcaggtaGCCCACTCGCTCCCCTCCGTTTACATCACAGAATaaacagtgtcactgtgtgtttactggTGTTTCTATTACAGTCATTACAGTCAGCTTTAATGCCATGTTTTTGCAGCGTAGCTTGAGGCCTCGGACGTTTTGAAATGAGCTCCGTTTATGACCGAAGTGCTGTTTTGCCGAGGCAGAGAAGGTTTCATGTCACTGATTTCTCTTTGACTTTCTCTTATGCTTCCTCTGCTCCAAGATCATCACGATTGATGAGGCTAAGCGCAGGCAGAGTTTCGGCAGTTGTGACGGAGATTTGTCTATGGATGCACTGCCCATGCTCAGTGATACCAGTGATctgctgcaggacacacacatcgAGAAGGTATATGCCGCTGGCTGCTAACCACGTGAAGTTACACATGTGCTAACAAGAGAACGATGAAATTTTAAGAGGCCTCGTCATGATCTGATGATGTGTTTGCCCTCCAGCTCGCCTGTCGCTTGCCAGCCCGTGTGCAGGGTTACCCCTGGAGGCTGGCCTACAGCACTGTGAAACATGGGACCAGTCTGAAGACTCTGTACAGGAGCCTGGCAGACGTGGACAGTCCTGTGCTGCTGGTCATCAAAGACATGGACAACCAGGTCGGTACTGTTTGTGATGTCATAGTAGTATTTATGGGCTCAATGCACATCGACATATtcctgatttgattttaattctgcaaaaatatgaatgaatgcatttttagGACACAATAggttctgtgtgtgcactgcttCTGCTACATAATCAGTGGGAAATTATATTGGTGAACTTTGTTGTGTTTAATCGTCATTTAGATACATTATGTAATAGTTGGCTCCTGCACAGCTATCGCTCACCAAGCCCGCCTGGACTGGATTAGGGGATTTAAACGGACTGACATTTGCCTGCTGTGTTATCATCACCATATATTAAAAGATGTCTGACTTTGGCGACTCCTTGTGGTGTTATCAAAAAATACACAGTAGTAAAAATGTGTGCTATTAATCACTCACATGGTGGCTTTAACTGTTAGTTTGTGATCATTGTTTCTAAGCGAATGCTCCTTTCATCCTTAAATTGCATCTGATCACAGATATTCGGGGCGTTCTCGACACATCCCTTCAGAGTGAGTGAACACTGCTATGGCACAGGAGAGACATTCCTCTACAGCTTCTGTCCTGAGATCAAGGTTTGTGCCATGTTTAAGAGCATGTAGCTTTATTCCTCAAATGACGATATCGGACTAATTGTTTGCCCTCTGTGTTCAGGTGTACCGCTGGACGGGGGACAATTCTTACTTTGTGAAGGGCAATACAGACTCTCTgcagatgggaggaggagggtaagCAGATCTATCAGCTAATCAAAGTACAACCCAGATTTCACAAAATTGGTACTCAGGATAAAacgaaaatgaaaacagaaatcattCTTGACTTATATTCAATTGAATACAGTCCAAAGACAAGATAAGTAGTGTTAAAACTTTTGGTAAATATACACCCATACTGTATTTGATGCCTGCTGCACGCTCCAGAAAGCTGGTGTGTTTACCCCTGTGTGACATCACCTGTTCTTTTAACAACAACTCAGGAAGTGTTTGAGAAGTGAGGACACTAATTGTTGAAGTTTAAAAGTGACATTCTTTCTCATTCTTGCTTGATATACGACTTCAGTTCAACACTCTGAGGTTTGGTCTTCATAATGCaccacacattttcagtgggaGACAGacctggactgcaggcaggccagtctAGTACCTGCAAGATGGGTGGCAGCATAcgttgctccaaaacctgtatcACCCTTCAGCATTAACAGTGCCTTCACAGATGTGGAAGCTATCCATGCCATGGGCTCTAACACACCCCTGTACCACCACAGATGCTGGTAACAATTTGGACGgtccttttcctctttagccTGGAGGACACGATgaccatgatttccaaaaacaatctgaaatgtggactcgtcagaccacagcacaCGTTCCCACTTTACATGAGTccactgaaacatgttgctgcatcaaattgaGAAAAAGGCACATATTTCTAAAAATTGAAGCTGCATGTTTTTGTACTATATAGTTTGAGAAGGATTTgtaaatcattgcattctgtttttattaatgtttcACATCATGTCTCGCCTTTTTTGGAAGTTGGTTTGTAATGGGCGCATGTTTTCTATCCCTTTGCCCCTCCTCTGCAGCGGTCAGCTGGGTCTGTGGCTGGACGCCGAGCTGTACCGAGGCACCACCACCAAATGTGCCACCTTCAACAACCAGCCACTCTCCGCTCAGCAGGACTTCAACATCCACAGTCTGGAGGTGTGGACCTTTGAGTAGCCTCACCTGCTTCATCTACGTCTACATTCGCTCTCCGCTCCGAACCTTCAAACACCCCCAAGTCTTTTCCGCACCACTTGGGGGCAGCTAGCTGCCCCACAACGACACTAAATGTTCTGTGAGAGGAGACGGAAAGCAGCCTGTGCTGTAAACAGAACGGGAAGTCCTCTGTAGCGTGTTTTATGGTGGGTTTGACCTGCAGGTAGGTTGACCTGTTTTATCCCCGATTGATCCTACCGTTAAAGCTGTCAGTTCATTGGCTGCCTTAGACATCCGACAATGCCTCCAGCTTTCCCGGCCTTACCACCGTAAGCTtatgaggagggagaagaggaaggctgctgatgtttctgttgAGGTTTAAAGTGAGTTTCAAAGAAGTGTCCTGTAATGCTGTAGGTTAATCTGGAAATAATGGTTGATGTAATTTGTATGTTTGGTAATGTACAGGATTATGAACTGAAGACATTTGGAGagatctttttttgttttgttttgttttgttttgttttgtttttaacgACGCAATGAAATTGCCAGGGAGATTTTTTTGGATCCTCCACTATTAAATTTACTTTCACAGCGGGAAATATCTCTAATTGTTTACAATGGAAGTGTTGCACTTCCCCTGAAGGCCATCgtattccctttttttttgagttttggaTGAACTGAGTGAGAATGTTTCATTACATTTCCTCTTACCTACATATGATGACTTCATTCCCCCGTACAGaccaaaacatttacattttatattttatttttacattgttttttttatcgaTAATGTTCAGTTGTTATTTTTAACGGTTGTACTTTTATAGAAACAT
This window encodes:
- the ncoa7b gene encoding nuclear receptor coactivator 7b isoform X3 is translated as MEKRDRKPGYFARLKRRRQLKQSQSEKSVNEQSPAIISCPDIPNDSDPNKKPDLQRVTAKPPAGSDDGCKSKNQAKREKRRPPGTVEFIVGPNDSLNSIALKFNITPNKLVQLNKLFSRSVYPGQKLFVPDVSQSGSDQKSQSSSDPSVTNGLSENASHDGVSNCMSGKSLRRELSPNSEDDSPAAVKFIKMSCKYFTDGMGVVGGVLIVTPNNIMFDPHKSDPLVIEHGCEEYGLICPMEEVVSVALYDDVSRMKLKDALPSDLPQDLCPVYRPGEWEQLPSERDLNPFSRYEALNSKRPIILDDIESTLSETGSTEGEQTEKSPSDEGFTELEPTVNGSTEEAEGTSSKTPSIVSRDHQEVGPNCPGRGDFQDKSTVCQTKGKLDDEEDEGVAQNSSIEDGETIQTSSETEKQGGKPTNQEVTETKDLKPKGTSELLNGAHDKTIGAPVDQNRTLSLKDASEVCDHSSPKRQSPDRPAGGAELSEEERQRKSYEAEVKSWLLERMQAPIEDMLLSSEEKSKNPPMFLCFKVGKPMRKSFASGMTSSPAHSFGGRGKQPEYWFAVPQERVDHLYAFFVQWSPDVYGKEAREQGFVVVEKDELDMIDNFFSDPASCSWEIITIDEAKRRQSFGSCDGDLSMDALPMLSDTSDLLQDTHIEKLACRLPARVQGYPWRLAYSTVKHGTSLKTLYRSLADVDSPVLLVIKDMDNQIFGAFSTHPFRVSEHCYGTGETFLYSFCPEIKVYRWTGDNSYFVKGNTDSLQMGGGGGQLGLWLDAELYRGTTTKCATFNNQPLSAQQDFNIHSLEVWTFE
- the ncoa7b gene encoding nuclear receptor coactivator 7b isoform X1, with protein sequence MEKRDRKPGYFARLKRRRQLKQSQSEKSVNEQSPAIISCPDIPNDSDPNKKPDLQRVTAKPPAGSDDGCKSKNQAKREKRRPPGTVEFIVGPNDSLNSIALKFNITPNKLVQLNKLFSRSVYPGQKLFVPDVSQSGSDQKSQSSSDPSVTNGLSENASHDGVSNCMSGKSLRRELSPNSEDDSPAAVKFIKMSCKYFTDGMGVVGGVLIVTPNNIMFDPHKSDPLVIEHGCEEYGLICPMEEVVSVALYDDVSRMKLKDALPSDLPQDLCPVYRPGEWEQLPSERDLNPFSRYEALNSKRPIILDDIESTLSETGNVMSSTVDMRCETDRVESKLQRDPLPNESGSTEGEQTEKSPSDEGFTELEPTVNGSTEEAEGTSSKTPSIVSRDHQEVGPNCPGRGDFQDKSTVCQTKGKLDDEEDEGVAQNSSIEDGETIQTSSETEKQGGKPTNQEVTETKDLKPKGTSELLNGAHDKTIGAPVDQNRTLSLKDASEVCDHSSPKRQSPDRPAGGAELSEEERQRKSYEAEVKSWLLERMQAPIEDMLLSSEEKSKNPPMFLCFKVGKPMRKSFASGMTSSPAHSFGGRGKQPEYWFAVPQERVDHLYAFFVQWSPDVYGKEAREQGFVVVEKDELDMIDNFFSDPASCSWEIITIDEAKRRQSFGSCDGDLSMDALPMLSDTSDLLQDTHIEKLACRLPARVQGYPWRLAYSTVKHGTSLKTLYRSLADVDSPVLLVIKDMDNQIFGAFSTHPFRVSEHCYGTGETFLYSFCPEIKVYRWTGDNSYFVKGNTDSLQMGGGGGQLGLWLDAELYRGTTTKCATFNNQPLSAQQDFNIHSLEVWTFE
- the ncoa7b gene encoding nuclear receptor coactivator 7b isoform X2, coding for MEKRDRKPGYFARLKRRRQLKQSQSEKSVNEQSPAIISCPDIPNDSDPNKKPDLQRVTAKPPAGSDDGCKSKNQAKREKRRPPGTVEFIVGPNDSLNSIALKFNITPNKLVQLNKLFSRSVYPGQKLFVPDVSQSGSDQKSQSSSDPSVTNGLSENASHDGVSNCMSGKSLRRELSPNSEDDSPAAVKFIKMSCKYFTDGMGVVGGVLIVTPNNIMFDPHKSDPLVIEHGCEEYGLICPMEEVVSVALYDDVSRMKLKDALPSPGEWEQLPSERDLNPFSRYEALNSKRPIILDDIESTLSETGNVMSSTVDMRCETDRVESKLQRDPLPNESGSTEGEQTEKSPSDEGFTELEPTVNGSTEEAEGTSSKTPSIVSRDHQEVGPNCPGRGDFQDKSTVCQTKGKLDDEEDEGVAQNSSIEDGETIQTSSETEKQGGKPTNQEVTETKDLKPKGTSELLNGAHDKTIGAPVDQNRTLSLKDASEVCDHSSPKRQSPDRPAGGAELSEEERQRKSYEAEVKSWLLERMQAPIEDMLLSSEEKSKNPPMFLCFKVGKPMRKSFASGMTSSPAHSFGGRGKQPEYWFAVPQERVDHLYAFFVQWSPDVYGKEAREQGFVVVEKDELDMIDNFFSDPASCSWEIITIDEAKRRQSFGSCDGDLSMDALPMLSDTSDLLQDTHIEKLACRLPARVQGYPWRLAYSTVKHGTSLKTLYRSLADVDSPVLLVIKDMDNQIFGAFSTHPFRVSEHCYGTGETFLYSFCPEIKVYRWTGDNSYFVKGNTDSLQMGGGGGQLGLWLDAELYRGTTTKCATFNNQPLSAQQDFNIHSLEVWTFE
- the ncoa7b gene encoding nuclear receptor coactivator 7b isoform X4, whose translation is MEKRDRKPGYFARLKRRRQLKQSQSEKSVNEQSPAIISCPDIPNDSDPNKKPDLQRVTAKPPAGSDDGCKSKNQAKREKRRPPGTVEFIVGPNDSLNSIALKFNITPNKLVQLNKLFSRSVYPGQKLFVPDVSQSGSDQKSQSSSDPSVTNGLSENASHDGVSNCMSGKSLRRELSPNSEDDSPAAVKFIKMSCKYFTDGMGVVGGVLIVTPNNIMFDPHKSDPLVIEHGCEEYGLICPMEEVVSVALYDDVSRMKLKDALPSPGEWEQLPSERDLNPFSRYEALNSKRPIILDDIESTLSETGSTEGEQTEKSPSDEGFTELEPTVNGSTEEAEGTSSKTPSIVSRDHQEVGPNCPGRGDFQDKSTVCQTKGKLDDEEDEGVAQNSSIEDGETIQTSSETEKQGGKPTNQEVTETKDLKPKGTSELLNGAHDKTIGAPVDQNRTLSLKDASEVCDHSSPKRQSPDRPAGGAELSEEERQRKSYEAEVKSWLLERMQAPIEDMLLSSEEKSKNPPMFLCFKVGKPMRKSFASGMTSSPAHSFGGRGKQPEYWFAVPQERVDHLYAFFVQWSPDVYGKEAREQGFVVVEKDELDMIDNFFSDPASCSWEIITIDEAKRRQSFGSCDGDLSMDALPMLSDTSDLLQDTHIEKLACRLPARVQGYPWRLAYSTVKHGTSLKTLYRSLADVDSPVLLVIKDMDNQIFGAFSTHPFRVSEHCYGTGETFLYSFCPEIKVYRWTGDNSYFVKGNTDSLQMGGGGGQLGLWLDAELYRGTTTKCATFNNQPLSAQQDFNIHSLEVWTFE